One Rissa tridactyla isolate bRisTri1 chromosome 4, bRisTri1.patW.cur.20221130, whole genome shotgun sequence DNA window includes the following coding sequences:
- the TMEM86A gene encoding lysoplasmalogenase-like protein TMEM86A translates to MVSPVTVVKSEGPKLVPFFKATCVYFVLWLPTSSPSWFSALIKCLPIFCLWVFLLAHGINFLVSHRSASRILAGLIFSAVGDAFLIWQEQGYFIHGLLMFAITHILYSSAFGMKPLDLKAGLLMGLVSSSCYAFLYSYLSGPFTYLVAVYIALIGFMGWRAVAGVQLCNDLWTWTKLSACIGAMLFMVSDLTIALNKFCFPVPYSRFIIMATYYAAQMLIALSAVESRDEEDFRKRS, encoded by the exons gtGAAGAGTGAAGGCCCCAAACTGGTGCCCTTCTTTAAAGCCACTTGTGTCTATTTTGTCCTCTGGCTGCCAacttccagcccctcctggttCAGTGCCCTCATCAAATGTCTGCCCATCTTCTGCCTGTGGGTTTTCCTTCTGGCTCATGGAATTAACTTCTTAGTGTCACACCGGAGCGCCAGCCGCATCCTAGCGGGACTCATATTCTCGGCAGTGGGAGACGCCTTTCTCatctggcaggagcagggctacTTCATTCATG GTCTGCTGATGTTTGCCATCACACACATCCTGTACTCTTCAGCCTTCGGCATGAAGCCTTTGGACCTCAAAGCCGGCTTGTTGATGGGCCTTGTTTCCAGTTCCTGTTATGCCTTCCTGTACTCCTACCTCTCAGGCCCGTTCACCTACCTGGTAGCTGTCTACATCGCCTTGATTGGCTTCATGGGCTGGCGAGCAGTCGCCGGTGTGCAGCTGTGCAACGACCTCTGGACATGGACCAAGCTCTCGGCCTGCATCGGCGCGATGCTGTTCATGGTGTCAGATCTGACCATTGCACTTAACAAGTTCTGCTTTCCTGTGCCCTACTCGCGCTTCATCATCATGGCTACTTACTATGCAGCCCAAATGCTTATTGCACTGTCAGCTGTAGAGAGCAGAGATGAAGAGGACTTCAGAAAGAGAAGCTAG